The region GTGCGTGGAGAGCAGATCGTGAAGCCCGGCTGGGCGGACCGGTTTCACGACGCGATGAAGAAGAAAGCGGCGAAGAAAGATTGAGGCGCGTGTGAGCGAAGCCGCTTGCCTCACCTGCTGGTTGTGCGAACGTCCGTTCGAAACGCTTATGCAGTGGCACCACACGGTTCCGAAGGCGAAGAAGGGCCGCGAAACTGTGGCTATCCATCCGATCTGCCACAAGGCGATCCACGCGAACTTTACCAATGCCGAACTTGCAAGAATGGGCGCAGATCAGGGGGCGATCCGCGCCCATCCGGAGATTGCCAAATTCGTGAATTGGGTCAGCTCCAAGTCGCCTGACTTTCACGCACCGACCAGGAAATAGTGCGTTCGATCAGGCGGCTAGCGTGACGATACGGGTTGCGACCCTTGGTAGCTGCGACCCTGTCGGACTAAACCTCA is a window of Altererythrobacter rubellus DNA encoding:
- a CDS encoding HNH endonuclease, whose protein sequence is MSEAACLTCWLCERPFETLMQWHHTVPKAKKGRETVAIHPICHKAIHANFTNAELARMGADQGAIRAHPEIAKFVNWVSSKSPDFHAPTRK